Sequence from the Nitrospira sp. genome:
GTGTTTACGGTGAATTCATTCCCGCAGGTGGTGAGATAGTCGGCATGTTCAACGCCCAAATGCGGCGTTTCCAATCTGTTGAGCGGAAGCGAGACGCCTTTTCGATGCTGTAGTGCCAGGACCCGAGTCATCTCGCCGAGATTTTGATAGAGGAGTTGTGCCGTGTCGCAATGCAAAATTTTAATACAGTTCGGTGGGAGATACGGTCCCAATCGTTGCAAATTGAAGCGGGTGTCGACGACGACATCGTACGATTTCCATGGAACAAATGTATGGTTCTCGCAGTGGATGACGTCAACATCATATCCAAGGTCGACAAACGTCTGAGCCATCACCATGGTTTTGTAGTACTGCGGATGGCTCGTCGGAACAGGCTTCCCCTGCAATTGGCACAACAAGCCCTGATTGTCATAAGAAATGAGCACTTGCCCCTGAGGGTGTCCTGCCGCATGCAGTGAGATGACACCGCCATGAAATCGCCGCTGGAGGCCACGGATGGTTGGGCCCAGTTCACGAAGCCATAGGTACCATTGATAACGCTGGAGATATCGTCGAATGCGCTTCAGCAACATGTCCGTTGCCACCCTTCAGGAACCAGCCATCCAACTGGGCGCCACCCATCTACTGCAGCGATCCAGCGATCTTTCCCGATACGATGGGGATCTACGTGGTGCATGCCCCCTTGGGTCCAATATCGCCAACCCGGACCAAACAACGGACGCTTTTGAAGCGGATGCTCTTGATAGGTATCTGGGGTGAGCTCGGTGATCTCAAATGCCCGAACCGAAGTCCCATATATTGGAAAACAGTCCTGCGCAAATCGGACCAGCCGCCCATCAAACAGACCCGCCCGGCCCGCAGGCCTGGCGATGCGCGGATTGCCCTGAATGATCGGGGAGCAGGGATGCTCCCTCCACGGTCCCGATAGATTGGCTGCGTAGTAAAGACGAAGGCTATCGTGCGTGAGCGCTGGATTGGTTTCACTAAACATCCACCAGTGGCGTCCATGGCGAAATATCGAATTGTCGTTAAAACACTCTCCGGACAACAACACCTCAGTGCATACCCATTCCGTGGGGAATCGTTTAGCCTCGTACAGCCGCACACTCTTGTCTTGATGACTTTCCGGCACGAGATAGAATCGATCGTCCCATTCAAACACATAGGGATAGGACAAATGGAAGGGCTCCTTCAACACCACCTGCTGGTAGGTCCACGCCACAGCATCTGGACTCGTGGCCCATCCGATTTCGCCGCGATCCGTATCATAATTATAGACCTCAAAAAACATGTGCCAGGTGTCTCGCACATAAATCATGAACGGATCAGCGACAAAGAGTGCACGCACATCTGTGACATCTTCTCGAGTCAAAACGGGATTCGTAATGGCTTGTGAATGGTGCAGTTGGTTGAGCGACGTCCCGCTGACAATCCCGATAGACCACAGGTGATAGGCAGGCTCCTCAATGCCGAGTGCCCACCGGCTCACCGAATCAGGAGCATACCGCCTGATCAGTCGTTTCGCATGCCATTTCAACGCGAGATGTGGCATGAGGCGTCTCAGCAGAATTTTCCCGCAGAGCGTTGCGCCGTATACCAATCGATGGTTTGCCGGAGGCCATCCGAAATGGATGTGTTGGGCGTCCACCCCAGCAGTCTTCGTGTCGCAGTTGAATCCGCAACTCGAATCGGCTCTCCCGGACGATCCGGAATTGCACCAAAGACAGGTTTGAACGGGGACTCCATGAGCGTCACGATCCTCTCAACCATCTCCCGTACCGTCGATTTGGTTCCGGAGCCAAGTTCGATGGTGGCGCCCTCGATACCCAACACGACTGCAGCATCCAGCAACCCCTGAACCACATCACCCACGTAAATCCAGTCAGCTTCCCATAGTCCGCTGGATAGCCGTGGAGCTTCTCCCCGCAACAAACTCAAGATAACTGACGGAATCAGTTTGCCGCTCTCCTGCTTCGGGCCAAATGTCATAAACGGTACGGCAATCACGACGGGCGCTTGATAAAGTGCATGAAACATCCGACCATATGCACTACTCGCCCACTTTGCGGCTGCATACGGCGAACTTGGTGTCGGGGAAAGCACGGTTGGACAGGGCTCCGTCAACGAGCCACTTAAAATGATCCGTCGGCATCCTGCTTCGACCGCCGCCATCAACACATAGACCGTACTTGCAAGCAAACTTCCGAAGGTGGGCAAGACAAGATTCATGTCGGGCTTGGCGCCGACTGCGCCGGCCAGATGGTACACCACCGTGGGCTGAACTGACTTGAACAGCGACTGCACGTCCTCGGGAGACGAGAGGCTCGTGCTCCACCACCGTACGGCGCTGGTTCCCAGAGGCTGGGCTTGGCGAGAGGTTACGTGTACTTCAGCGCCGGCTTCCACCAAGCGATGACATAAATGCGAGGCGAGAAACCCCGTTCCTCCCGTGACAAGCACTTTCTGGCCAGTCCATGCCAGAGGTTCCGTGGTTGAAAGTCCACTACTGCTTCGAATCATTACGATCCTTTGGGCCTATACATCAGCTCACCGGCTTGACCAGTCTCATCATCGTACAGCGCGACAATCTCATCCGGAATATGAGAAAGATCCGTCCCGCAGAGATAGTCTCTCATGGTCGTCCCGGTACAGGCCTCATCCACACGAGGTGCTCCCCGCCTGGCAAGGGCATCACCAGTATTGACGCATCGAAAGTCGATGCTGAAGCGGGTTTTCCCAGACGTGTTCGGCACACTGGAATGCATCTGGGCGGCGGAAAACAAAATGATTCCCCCGGCAGGAACAATCAGGCGCATCTGGGGATCTAATTCCATCGCCTCAGTCGGACGTGGGAGCGGTCGAGGATCTTCTTTGATGAATTGGGAAACGTGTCCCCCTCGATGCTGCTGGTTCCACAAATAGTAGTTGTATCCACTGGATGTGTTGGGAACAGCAACATTCCAATAACGAGGATGAAACGCCATGGCGTTATCCGCTTGGATATCGTAAATGGGAATCCACCAATTAACCTGGAACATCGGCGCGGAATACCACGTGTCTCTGTGCGGATGCCAGGCATAAGCGATGCCGGTCGTCAAATAATTGTCGCTCGTAGAACTCCGCATCTTTGGCACATCAAAGTAAGTGGTTGTCAGATCGCAGCCAAGTTCAGCCAGGAGTGCTTGGAGATGGCGCTTAGAGTCCGGATGATGAATGAACTGTGGTTTCAACTTACCCAAGATTTCAGCGTACGCCTCTACGGACATATGATACTGCGCCGTTTCCGGATCATGAGGAGCAAACGCCTCACGGATAAGCTTCTTTGCAAATTCAATAAACGCGAGTGAAGAGGGGCGCGGTGAGTAGACAAACAACTGTCCGTCGAATAGCCGTTGTCGACGAACCTCATCAGTGACTTGAGCATCGTAGTACACGGTATTATTCATGGCGATCTCCTTCATCTGCCTTCGATGGTGTTGGAGACGTTTCCTGGATAAGGTTACATGCTTTTAGTGCGCGCGCGGCGGCGTGGACAATCTCAAATGGAGTGTTCGCACGTTCGGCGATCTCAAGCAACGAGTGCTTGCCATCTGAGAGATTCAGAACCCACAGCAGAGCCATTTCTCTTTGAGCCCCTTCTTTCTGCCCTGCAATCGCTCGGTAGAGACCACGCTTCCCAAGCTGAGGTTCACAGTAAGGATTCAAACTCAGAGGGACGATATCATTCTCCAACACATAGACAGCCTGCAGTAGAATTTCCAGAGAGTCCTGAAGCGCTTCCGGGGTGACAAATGCTAAGTTGTCGGCGGATGTATGATATTCGGGGTATTCACCATGTGTTGTCCGCATGAAGCAACCCACAGGGAGGTTGAACCCCGGCGAGCAGTATTGGCGCTCATCATACCCGTAAGGAGAAAAATCTACTGACCGGTGTCCTGGGCCGCGATGCTTCAACACATGTTCAATGGCTTTGTCGATGTAGGCATTTCCCTGGCGGCTTCTTTTATACGTCACGCCACCAGAATCCCCCACGCCGGTCAGGACGACCCCATGGCGTATGAGGTGGGTTCGCTCTCGATTGTGGGCGAGCCAAGTGATTGAGCCTATGGTGCCGGGAACAAAGAGAAAGCGGTAGGAGTATTTTCGCGCCATTCCACTCATCGCCTTCGCCAGAGACGTCGCTACCGCAATCCCCGACAAATTGTCGTTGCAGAGCGATGGGTGGCACACATGGCAGGAGATGAGCACCTCTTCCGGAATTTCTCCAGGGAGAAAAACCTCCCCATAGCTGAGAGACCCAGGAAGAAGGGAAGAATCGATATAGACATCGTATTCCGGGTCTTGAAGCCCGA
This genomic interval carries:
- a CDS encoding DUF4910 domain-containing protein, whose amino-acid sequence is MDLEDIQHTLGGTKKGQSLHDLMGQLYPICRSITGEGVRQTLRHLQQHIPLTIQEVASGTKVFDWTVPLEWNIREAYLATTDGEKIVDFRISNLHVVNYSTPVKGRFSREELEGHLHSLPSHPDWIPYRTSYYKENWGFCLTHHQLLGLQDPEYDVYIDSSLLPGSLSYGEVFLPGEIPEEVLISCHVCHPSLCNDNLSGIAVATSLAKAMSGMARKYSYRFLFVPGTIGSITWLAHNRERTHLIRHGVVLTGVGDSGGVTYKRSRQGNAYIDKAIEHVLKHRGPGHRSVDFSPYGYDERQYCSPGFNLPVGCFMRTTHGEYPEYHTSADNLAFVTPEALQDSLEILLQAVYVLENDIVPLSLNPYCEPQLGKRGLYRAIAGQKEGAQREMALLWVLNLSDGKHSLLEIAERANTPFEIVHAAARALKACNLIQETSPTPSKADEGDRHE
- a CDS encoding NAD-dependent epimerase/dehydratase family protein, which translates into the protein MIRSSSGLSTTEPLAWTGQKVLVTGGTGFLASHLCHRLVEAGAEVHVTSRQAQPLGTSAVRWWSTSLSSPEDVQSLFKSVQPTVVYHLAGAVGAKPDMNLVLPTFGSLLASTVYVLMAAVEAGCRRIILSGSLTEPCPTVLSPTPSSPYAAAKWASSAYGRMFHALYQAPVVIAVPFMTFGPKQESGKLIPSVILSLLRGEAPRLSSGLWEADWIYVGDVVQGLLDAAVVLGIEGATIELGSGTKSTVREMVERIVTLMESPFKPVFGAIPDRPGEPIRVADSTATRRLLGWTPNTSISDGLRQTIDWYTAQRSAGKFC